A genomic segment from Luteibacter aegosomatis encodes:
- a CDS encoding glycosyltransferase — protein MSAVTTTEKSHPILAALILAIVVAALNVGLWFVANLPNGPEDWKAPIPGFAFTAYQRYQNPIKGDVSTDSEIDADLRLVKKYSPRIRTYSVLENPQTIRLADKEGLDVMAGANIDTRLENNEREIEALIAQAHRYPKTVSRLIVGNETLFRNDLKPEQMMAYLDRVRAAVRQPVSIAEPFHIWLQNPELVDHVDFITVHLFPYWNGIEARAGVADSIESYKALRARFPGKHIAIGEIGWPSNGDRFKYAYPSVSNEAIFLRTFFNQAKLNGIDDYYVLEAIDQPWKENLGEGRTGAYWGMFNADRQLKFPFTGPVTEDVSWPWKALAASLLAFAPMVWFGSRFRRFKLTGRLFFMGLVQLACGLIVWSATLPFNFYLSPFDWAMLILLFPAQVAILGILLINGFEFTEVLWRRSWIRHAGMLPPDPVEKQPFVSIHLACHNEPPEMVQVTLDSLARLDYENFEVLVLDNNTKDPAVWKPVEEYCAKLGPKFRFFHLEPWPGYKAGALNFGLTATDERAEVVAVIDADYEVREDWLSTLTGYFHDAKVAVVQCPQAHRDFEKNRFRRMTAWEYDGFFRIGMHHRNERNAIIQHGTMTMVRRSALEGTGGWSEWTICEDAELGLRLMHAGYELVYVDELMGKGLTPADFKAYKSQRYRWAFGAMQILKGRWHWMTRKGPLSAGQRFHFLTGWFSWFADALHYVFTMMGLLWTAGMIYAPDYFNLPMQLFLIPVIGFFFAKAIFGVVLYRARVPCGWYDTIMASVASMGLSHAIARGILHGLTREKTAFVVTAKSRRMGGSSFAAFAPVREEVLMAVALLLAIIGMGMHYGTQYVESTLWMFILAAQSIPYVSAMIGAWIAFRSGDEAG, from the coding sequence TTGAGCGCTGTTACCACGACCGAAAAAAGCCACCCGATCCTCGCCGCGCTGATCCTCGCGATCGTCGTCGCCGCGCTGAACGTCGGCCTGTGGTTCGTCGCCAACCTGCCCAACGGCCCGGAAGACTGGAAGGCGCCGATCCCCGGCTTCGCCTTCACCGCCTACCAGCGCTACCAGAACCCGATCAAGGGCGACGTCTCCACCGACTCGGAAATCGACGCCGACCTGCGCCTGGTGAAGAAATACTCGCCACGCATCCGCACCTATTCGGTGCTGGAAAACCCGCAGACGATCCGGCTGGCCGACAAGGAAGGCCTCGACGTCATGGCTGGCGCCAACATCGACACGCGCCTGGAAAACAACGAGCGCGAGATCGAGGCGCTGATCGCGCAGGCCCACCGCTACCCCAAGACCGTCAGCCGCCTCATCGTCGGCAACGAGACCCTGTTCCGCAACGACCTCAAGCCCGAGCAGATGATGGCCTACCTCGACCGCGTGCGCGCGGCCGTGCGGCAGCCGGTATCCATCGCCGAGCCGTTCCACATCTGGCTGCAGAATCCGGAACTGGTCGACCACGTCGACTTCATCACCGTCCACCTGTTCCCCTACTGGAACGGTATCGAGGCGCGCGCCGGCGTCGCCGATTCGATCGAGAGCTACAAGGCCCTGCGCGCACGTTTCCCCGGCAAGCACATCGCCATCGGCGAAATCGGCTGGCCTTCCAACGGCGACCGCTTCAAGTACGCCTATCCCAGCGTATCGAACGAGGCGATCTTCCTTCGCACGTTCTTCAACCAGGCCAAGCTCAACGGCATCGACGACTACTACGTCCTCGAAGCCATCGACCAGCCGTGGAAGGAAAACCTCGGCGAGGGCCGCACGGGTGCCTACTGGGGCATGTTCAACGCCGACCGCCAGCTGAAGTTCCCCTTCACCGGCCCGGTCACGGAGGACGTGAGCTGGCCATGGAAGGCGCTGGCCGCCTCGCTGCTGGCCTTCGCGCCGATGGTCTGGTTCGGCAGCCGCTTCCGCCGCTTCAAGCTCACCGGCCGCCTGTTCTTCATGGGCCTGGTCCAGCTGGCCTGCGGCCTGATCGTCTGGTCGGCCACCCTGCCCTTCAATTTCTACCTGAGCCCGTTCGACTGGGCGATGCTGATCCTGCTGTTCCCGGCGCAGGTGGCGATCCTGGGCATCCTGCTCATCAACGGCTTCGAATTCACCGAGGTGCTCTGGCGACGCAGCTGGATCCGCCACGCCGGCATGCTGCCGCCCGATCCGGTGGAGAAGCAGCCCTTCGTGTCCATCCACCTGGCCTGCCACAACGAGCCGCCCGAGATGGTGCAGGTCACCCTCGATTCGCTGGCCCGCCTCGACTACGAGAACTTCGAGGTGCTGGTGCTGGACAACAACACCAAGGACCCGGCCGTCTGGAAGCCGGTCGAGGAATATTGCGCCAAGCTGGGCCCGAAGTTCCGCTTCTTCCACCTCGAACCCTGGCCGGGCTACAAGGCCGGTGCGCTCAACTTCGGCCTTACCGCCACCGACGAACGTGCCGAGGTGGTGGCGGTCATCGACGCCGACTACGAGGTGCGTGAAGACTGGCTCTCCACGCTCACCGGCTACTTCCACGACGCCAAGGTGGCCGTGGTGCAATGCCCGCAGGCCCATCGCGATTTCGAGAAGAACCGTTTCCGCCGCATGACGGCCTGGGAATATGACGGCTTCTTCCGCATCGGCATGCACCATCGCAACGAGCGCAACGCCATCATCCAGCACGGCACCATGACCATGGTGCGCCGCTCGGCGCTGGAGGGCACCGGCGGCTGGTCGGAATGGACCATCTGCGAGGATGCCGAACTCGGCCTGCGCCTCATGCACGCCGGCTACGAGCTGGTCTACGTCGACGAGCTGATGGGCAAGGGCCTCACGCCCGCCGATTTCAAGGCATACAAGAGCCAGCGCTACCGCTGGGCCTTCGGCGCGATGCAGATCCTCAAGGGCCGCTGGCACTGGATGACCCGCAAGGGGCCGCTTTCCGCCGGACAGCGCTTCCATTTCCTCACCGGCTGGTTCTCCTGGTTCGCCGACGCGCTGCACTACGTGTTCACGATGATGGGCCTGCTGTGGACCGCCGGCATGATCTACGCGCCGGACTACTTCAACCTGCCCATGCAGTTGTTCCTGATCCCCGTGATCGGATTCTTCTTCGCCAAGGCGATCTTCGGCGTGGTGTTGTATCGCGCCCGCGTGCCGTGCGGCTGGTACGACACGATCATGGCCTCGGTGGCGAGCATGGGCCTCTCGCACGCCATCGCGCGCGGCATCCTGCACGGGCTCACCCGCGAGAAGACGGCCTTCGTCGTCACCGCGAAGAGCCGTCGCATGGGCGGCAGCAGTTTCGCCGCGTTCGCGCCGGTGCGTGAGGAAGTGCTCATGGCGGTCGCCCTGTTGCTGGCGATCATCGGCATGGGCATGCACTACGGCACGCAGTACGTCGAGAGCACGTTGTGGATGTTCATCCTGGCCGCGCAGTCCATCCCGTACGTGTCGGCGATGATCGGCGCGTGGATCGCGTTCCGGTCGGGAGACGAGGCGGGCTGA